One genomic window of Gossypium hirsutum isolate 1008001.06 chromosome D11, Gossypium_hirsutum_v2.1, whole genome shotgun sequence includes the following:
- the LOC107924358 gene encoding protein SUPPRESSOR OF PHYA-105 1 isoform X1, producing the protein MERDGQEMAANELPETAEFKRKDLIFPLKSEGHILMESPMNGLSRFAPQYPGTSMNETETETETGIIVEELTVENYKISTLSLAKNSNNLKQGQRERMYHNQRLEHEVLDDENANHVLLRAKEQLARMSYENHKSKDIDQTTGGMALHLKATDDHLGISSNSLSVAAARLKMSSRPSFSQLFVKKGMKGKDIIRRDPHDQPCLLGIDRSTTDPCPNAISLREWLKLGSRKEDKVESLIIFRQIVELVDSAHLQGVVLQDLRPSCFCLLPPNKVIYTGLSVKQGLESAVNNDLKRKRDLEQGMNASNCRRGTKKLKHNENMQPPGYKTEFASPHGSKTKMQKNIGFHTSIKQHSTSFLNQPPTFHYATPSVVQSISAAIQMEERWYACPGELNGRSLTFSSNIYSLGVFLFELLCCFESMEQHSAMMSDLSQRILPPNFLSESPKESAFCLWLLHPGPLSRPTTREILQSDLFCGSQEKISGNNLSESPGNDVAISEILLHFLTKLEEQKQKRASKLMEEIRFLEEDIKEAKRRQALRTSSVFPQIQNGFPDAGKKWMHSENPGTSVAHCVPNLKSDVNDGWLSKNIWQLEHAYFSMRSQIHSSEIAAAAISDKDLLKKRGKLSESQSENGKLRMNQKSIDPLGSFFKGLCKFACYSKFEACGTIRNRDLLNSANVICTLSFDRNEDYIATAGISKRIKIFEFDAFMNDSTDIHYPIVEMSNKSKISCVCWNNYVKNYLASTDYDGVVQTWDAGTGQGLCQYNEHQKRAWSVDFSQADPTKFASGSDDCSVKLWSINEQKSSLGTLWSPANVCCVQFSSFSPHLLAFGSADYKVYCYDLRHSRIPLCTLAAHEKAVSYVKFLDSNTLLSASTDNTLKSWDLKKTCSDGSTTNTCCLTFSGHKNEKNFVGLTVLDGYIACGSETNEVYCYYRSLPMPITSYKFGSVDPISGHQTGDENGQFVSSVCWRQKSNMLVAANSTGSIELLKLV; encoded by the exons ATGGAACGAGATGGGCAAGAAATGGCGGCCAATGAATTACCAGAGACTGCTGAATTCAAAAGAAAGGACTTAATTTTTCCTTTGAAATCAGAAGGTCACATTTTGATGGAATCGCCAATGAATGGTTTGAGTCGCTTTGCACCTCAATATCCTGGGACTTCTATGAATGAGACCGAGACCGAGACCGAGACTGGTATAATAGTCGAAGAATTGACTGTGGAAAACTATAAGATCTCAACTTTAAGTTTAGCCAAGAACTCGAACAACTTAAAGCAGGGTCAGAGGGAACGAATGTATCATAATCAAAGGCTGGAACACGAGGTTTTAGATGATGAAAACGCAAACCATGTCTTGTTGAGAGCAAAAGAGCAACTTGCAAGAATGTCTTATGAGAACCATAAGAGCAAGGATATTGACCAGACGACAGGGGGAATGGCTCTGCATTTGAAGGCTACTGATGACCACTTGGGTATCTCGAGCAATTCATTGTCAGTTGCAGCTGCTCGGTTGAAAATGTCATCTAGGCCTAGCTTTTCTCAGTTATTTGTCAAGAAAGGTATGAAAGGAAAGGacattatcagaagagacccacATGACCAGCCTTGTTTACTTGGGATTGATAGGTCTACTACTGACCCTTGCCCCAATGCAATTAGTTTGAGGGAATGGCTAAAACTAGGGAGTCGAAAAGAGGATAAAGTTGAAAGCCTGATTATATTCAGGCAGATTGTGGAGCTGGTGGATTCAGCGCATTTGCAAGGAGTTGTCTTGCAAGACTTACGACCATCCTGTTTCTGTTTATTACCACCTAATAAGGTAATCTATACTGGTCTGTCTGTCAAGCAAGGACTAGAGTCTGCAgtaaataatgatttgaagagGAAAAGGGACCTGGAACAAGGTATGAATGCTTCCAATTGCAGACGAGGTACAAAGAAGCTAAAGCACAATGAGAACATGCAACCTCCTGGATACAAAACAGAATTCGCCTCTCCTCATGGATCCAAGACCAAGATGCAAAAAAATATTGGCTTTCATACATCTATTAAGCAACATTCTACCTCATTTCTCAACCAGCCTCCAACTTTCCACTATGCTACACCATCTGTTGTGCAGTCTATTTCTGCAGCTATACAAATGGAGGAGAGGTGGTATGCTTGCCCCGGGGAGCTCAATGGAAGAAGCCTTACATTTTCATCAAATATATATAGCCTTGGGGTTTTCCTTTTTGAG TTGCTATGTTGTTTTGAATCAATGGAGCAGCATTCTGCAATGATGTCAGACTTGAGCCAGCGGATTCTTCCACCAAATTTCCTTTCAGAAAGTCCCAAGGAATCTGCCTTTTGTCTTTGGCTTCTTCATCCTGGACCTCTCTCTCGTCCAACAACTAG GGAAATCTTGCAGTCTGATTTATTTTGTGGATCCCAAGAAAAGATTAGCGGGAATAATTTATCAGAATCTCCTGGTAATGATGTTGCTATATCAGAGATATTACTACATTTTCTAACTAAACTAGAAGAACAAAAGCAGAAGCGTGCCTCCAAATTGATGGAAGAGATTAGGTTCTTAGAAGAAGATATTAAGGAAGCTAAGAGAAGGCAAGCATTAAGGACATCCTCAGTTTTCCCTCAAATACAAAATGGATTTCCTGATGCAGGAAAAAAGTGGATGCATTCCGAAAATCCTGGAACTTCAGTTGCTCATTGTGTACCAAATTTGAAGTCAGATGTAAATGATGGATGGTTGTCGAAAAATATCTGGCAACTCGAGCATGCCTACTTCTCCATGAGATCCCAAATCCACTCTTCTGAAATTGCTGCTGCAGCAATCTCTGACAAAGACTTACTGAAGAAACGAGGCAAGTTGTCTGAGTCACAAAGTGAGAATGGAAAGCTGAGAATGAATCAGAAATCTATTGATCCCCTTGGGAGCTTTTTCAAAGGTTTGTGCAAGTTTGCTTGCTATAGCAAGTTTGAAGCCTGTGGAACAATAAGAAATAGAGACCTTCTAAACTCTGCAAATGTGATATGCACTCTTAGTTTTGACCGTAATGAGGATTATATTGCTACTGCTGGCATATCAAAGAGAATCAAGATTTTCGAGTTCGATGCATTCATGAATGATTCTACTGATATCCACTATCCCATTGTTGAGATGTCAAACAAGTCAAAGATTAGCTGTGTGTGCTGGAACAACTACGTAAAGAATTATTTGGCTTCAACTGATTATGATGGCGTTGTCCAG ACATGGGATGCGGGAACTGGTCAAGGACTCTGTCAATACAATGAACACCAAAAGAGGGCGTGGTCTGTCGACTTTTCTCAAGCTGACCCAACAAAGTTTGCCAGTGGAAGTGATGACTGCTCTGTGAAGCTTTGGAGCATTAACGAG CAGAAAAGTTCGCTTGGAACCTTGTGGAGCCCTGCAAATGTCTGCTGTGTTCAGTTCTCTAGTTTCTCTCCGCATCTGTTGGCATTTGGATCGGCTGACTACAAAGTCTATTGCTACGATCTCCGTCATTCTAGAATCCCCTTGTGCACACTGGCTGCCCATGAAAAAGCTGTTAGCTATGTCAAATTCTTGGATTCCAACACCCTTCTCTCTGCATCCACTGACAACACCCTGAAGTCATGGGATCTCAAGAAAACTTGCTCGGATGGATCGACCACCAATACTTGCTGCTTAACCTTTAGTGGCCATAAAAATGAGAAG AACTTTGTGGGTTTAACTGTCTTGGATGGATATATAGCATGTGGTTCAGAAACGAATGAG gTCTATTGTTATTATAGATCTCTGCCAATGCCCATCACTTCGTATAAGTTCGGGTCTGTTGATCCTATTTCTGGGCATCAAACCGGTGATGAAAATGGGCAGTTCGTTTCAAGTGTCTGTTGGAGACAAAAGTCAAACATGCTTGTTGCTGCCAACTCAACTGGAAGTATAGAATTACTGAAACTAGTGTGA
- the LOC107924358 gene encoding protein SUPPRESSOR OF PHYA-105 1 isoform X2, translating to MERDGQEMAANELPETAEFKRKDLIFPLKSEGHILMESPMNGLSRFAPQYPGTSMNETETETETGIIVEELTVENYKISTLSLAKNSNNLKQGQRERMYHNQRLEHEVLDDENANHVLLRAKEQLARMSYENHKSKDIDQTTGGMALHLKATDDHLGISSNSLSVAAARLKMSSRPSFSQLFVKKGMKGKDIIRRDPHDQPCLLGIDRSTTDPCPNAISLREWLKLGSRKEDKVESLIIFRQIVELVDSAHLQGVVLQDLRPSCFCLLPPNKVIYTGLSVKQGLESAVNNDLKRKRDLEQGMNASNCRRGTKKLKHNENMQPPGYKTEFASPHGSKTKMQKNIGFHTSIKQHSTSFLNQPPTFHYATPSVVQSISAAIQMEERWYACPGELNGRSLTFSSNIYSLGVFLFELLCCFESMEQHSAMMSDLSQRILPPNFLSESPKESAFCLWLLHPGPLSRPTTREILQSDLFCGSQEKISGNNLSESPGNDVAISEILLHFLTKLEEQKQKRASKLMEEIRFLEEDIKEAKRRQALRTSSVFPQIQNGFPDAGKKWMHSENPGTSVAHCVPNLKSDVNDGWLSKNIWQLEHAYFSMRSQIHSSEIAAAAISDKDLLKKRGKLSESQSENGKLRMNQKSIDPLGSFFKGLCKFACYSKFEACGTIRNRDLLNSANVICTLSFDRNEDYIATAGISKRIKIFEFDAFMNDSTDIHYPIVEMSNKSKISCVCWNNYVKNYLASTDYDGVVQTWDAGTGQGLCQYNEHQKRAWSVDFSQADPTKFASGSDDCSVKLWSINEKSSLGTLWSPANVCCVQFSSFSPHLLAFGSADYKVYCYDLRHSRIPLCTLAAHEKAVSYVKFLDSNTLLSASTDNTLKSWDLKKTCSDGSTTNTCCLTFSGHKNEKNFVGLTVLDGYIACGSETNEVYCYYRSLPMPITSYKFGSVDPISGHQTGDENGQFVSSVCWRQKSNMLVAANSTGSIELLKLV from the exons ATGGAACGAGATGGGCAAGAAATGGCGGCCAATGAATTACCAGAGACTGCTGAATTCAAAAGAAAGGACTTAATTTTTCCTTTGAAATCAGAAGGTCACATTTTGATGGAATCGCCAATGAATGGTTTGAGTCGCTTTGCACCTCAATATCCTGGGACTTCTATGAATGAGACCGAGACCGAGACCGAGACTGGTATAATAGTCGAAGAATTGACTGTGGAAAACTATAAGATCTCAACTTTAAGTTTAGCCAAGAACTCGAACAACTTAAAGCAGGGTCAGAGGGAACGAATGTATCATAATCAAAGGCTGGAACACGAGGTTTTAGATGATGAAAACGCAAACCATGTCTTGTTGAGAGCAAAAGAGCAACTTGCAAGAATGTCTTATGAGAACCATAAGAGCAAGGATATTGACCAGACGACAGGGGGAATGGCTCTGCATTTGAAGGCTACTGATGACCACTTGGGTATCTCGAGCAATTCATTGTCAGTTGCAGCTGCTCGGTTGAAAATGTCATCTAGGCCTAGCTTTTCTCAGTTATTTGTCAAGAAAGGTATGAAAGGAAAGGacattatcagaagagacccacATGACCAGCCTTGTTTACTTGGGATTGATAGGTCTACTACTGACCCTTGCCCCAATGCAATTAGTTTGAGGGAATGGCTAAAACTAGGGAGTCGAAAAGAGGATAAAGTTGAAAGCCTGATTATATTCAGGCAGATTGTGGAGCTGGTGGATTCAGCGCATTTGCAAGGAGTTGTCTTGCAAGACTTACGACCATCCTGTTTCTGTTTATTACCACCTAATAAGGTAATCTATACTGGTCTGTCTGTCAAGCAAGGACTAGAGTCTGCAgtaaataatgatttgaagagGAAAAGGGACCTGGAACAAGGTATGAATGCTTCCAATTGCAGACGAGGTACAAAGAAGCTAAAGCACAATGAGAACATGCAACCTCCTGGATACAAAACAGAATTCGCCTCTCCTCATGGATCCAAGACCAAGATGCAAAAAAATATTGGCTTTCATACATCTATTAAGCAACATTCTACCTCATTTCTCAACCAGCCTCCAACTTTCCACTATGCTACACCATCTGTTGTGCAGTCTATTTCTGCAGCTATACAAATGGAGGAGAGGTGGTATGCTTGCCCCGGGGAGCTCAATGGAAGAAGCCTTACATTTTCATCAAATATATATAGCCTTGGGGTTTTCCTTTTTGAG TTGCTATGTTGTTTTGAATCAATGGAGCAGCATTCTGCAATGATGTCAGACTTGAGCCAGCGGATTCTTCCACCAAATTTCCTTTCAGAAAGTCCCAAGGAATCTGCCTTTTGTCTTTGGCTTCTTCATCCTGGACCTCTCTCTCGTCCAACAACTAG GGAAATCTTGCAGTCTGATTTATTTTGTGGATCCCAAGAAAAGATTAGCGGGAATAATTTATCAGAATCTCCTGGTAATGATGTTGCTATATCAGAGATATTACTACATTTTCTAACTAAACTAGAAGAACAAAAGCAGAAGCGTGCCTCCAAATTGATGGAAGAGATTAGGTTCTTAGAAGAAGATATTAAGGAAGCTAAGAGAAGGCAAGCATTAAGGACATCCTCAGTTTTCCCTCAAATACAAAATGGATTTCCTGATGCAGGAAAAAAGTGGATGCATTCCGAAAATCCTGGAACTTCAGTTGCTCATTGTGTACCAAATTTGAAGTCAGATGTAAATGATGGATGGTTGTCGAAAAATATCTGGCAACTCGAGCATGCCTACTTCTCCATGAGATCCCAAATCCACTCTTCTGAAATTGCTGCTGCAGCAATCTCTGACAAAGACTTACTGAAGAAACGAGGCAAGTTGTCTGAGTCACAAAGTGAGAATGGAAAGCTGAGAATGAATCAGAAATCTATTGATCCCCTTGGGAGCTTTTTCAAAGGTTTGTGCAAGTTTGCTTGCTATAGCAAGTTTGAAGCCTGTGGAACAATAAGAAATAGAGACCTTCTAAACTCTGCAAATGTGATATGCACTCTTAGTTTTGACCGTAATGAGGATTATATTGCTACTGCTGGCATATCAAAGAGAATCAAGATTTTCGAGTTCGATGCATTCATGAATGATTCTACTGATATCCACTATCCCATTGTTGAGATGTCAAACAAGTCAAAGATTAGCTGTGTGTGCTGGAACAACTACGTAAAGAATTATTTGGCTTCAACTGATTATGATGGCGTTGTCCAG ACATGGGATGCGGGAACTGGTCAAGGACTCTGTCAATACAATGAACACCAAAAGAGGGCGTGGTCTGTCGACTTTTCTCAAGCTGACCCAACAAAGTTTGCCAGTGGAAGTGATGACTGCTCTGTGAAGCTTTGGAGCATTAACGAG AAAAGTTCGCTTGGAACCTTGTGGAGCCCTGCAAATGTCTGCTGTGTTCAGTTCTCTAGTTTCTCTCCGCATCTGTTGGCATTTGGATCGGCTGACTACAAAGTCTATTGCTACGATCTCCGTCATTCTAGAATCCCCTTGTGCACACTGGCTGCCCATGAAAAAGCTGTTAGCTATGTCAAATTCTTGGATTCCAACACCCTTCTCTCTGCATCCACTGACAACACCCTGAAGTCATGGGATCTCAAGAAAACTTGCTCGGATGGATCGACCACCAATACTTGCTGCTTAACCTTTAGTGGCCATAAAAATGAGAAG AACTTTGTGGGTTTAACTGTCTTGGATGGATATATAGCATGTGGTTCAGAAACGAATGAG gTCTATTGTTATTATAGATCTCTGCCAATGCCCATCACTTCGTATAAGTTCGGGTCTGTTGATCCTATTTCTGGGCATCAAACCGGTGATGAAAATGGGCAGTTCGTTTCAAGTGTCTGTTGGAGACAAAAGTCAAACATGCTTGTTGCTGCCAACTCAACTGGAAGTATAGAATTACTGAAACTAGTGTGA